Proteins from a genomic interval of Burkholderia cepacia GG4:
- a CDS encoding endoribonuclease L-PSP, whose product MSPAANRGNRALRLVQIEHVRLAALLREAQRRGDAFEHVFPGALGAVCIGAAGAQADAAERMLADAAPDLPLAPVQMALLDAGSGARAGAVCEIWQCDAPDLRSERRGALQFRYSETAGLVFGSIVVQEATDVDPDGGTPLERATHDAYRALFDVLDTLGMPHPLRIWNTVPAINAQQFGIERYRQFNIGRQRAFDACRRALTGGVPAACALGSVVPVAGDAPPAAPLVIHFIASRTPADPVENPRQVSAYDYPAQYGPRAPTFARAAAWTDGAAAPVLFVSGTASIVGHRTVHRGDVVAQTRETMANLAAVLEQAGRQGHGPFALADLSYRVYVRDAGDAAALAAIERVLRDAAGPDVRPLFVHADVCRDDLLVEIEASAGHPLEQLS is encoded by the coding sequence ATGTCGCCCGCAGCGAATCGCGGTAATCGCGCGCTGCGGCTCGTCCAGATCGAGCATGTGCGGCTTGCGGCGCTGCTGCGCGAGGCGCAACGGCGCGGCGACGCATTCGAACACGTGTTTCCGGGCGCGCTGGGTGCCGTGTGCATCGGGGCGGCCGGCGCGCAGGCCGACGCGGCCGAACGCATGCTGGCCGACGCCGCGCCCGACCTGCCGCTCGCACCGGTGCAGATGGCCCTGCTCGATGCCGGCAGCGGCGCACGCGCCGGTGCGGTCTGCGAAATCTGGCAGTGCGACGCGCCCGACCTGCGCAGCGAACGACGCGGCGCGCTGCAGTTCCGCTACAGCGAAACGGCGGGGCTCGTGTTCGGCAGCATCGTCGTGCAGGAAGCGACCGATGTCGATCCCGACGGCGGCACGCCGCTCGAGCGCGCGACACACGATGCATACCGCGCGCTGTTCGACGTGCTCGATACGCTCGGCATGCCGCATCCGCTGCGGATCTGGAATACGGTGCCGGCGATCAATGCGCAGCAGTTCGGAATCGAGCGCTATCGTCAGTTCAATATCGGCAGGCAGCGCGCGTTCGACGCGTGCCGCCGCGCGCTGACGGGCGGCGTGCCGGCCGCGTGCGCGCTCGGTTCGGTCGTGCCGGTCGCGGGCGACGCGCCGCCGGCCGCGCCGCTGGTGATCCATTTCATCGCGAGCCGCACGCCGGCCGATCCGGTCGAGAATCCGCGCCAGGTCAGCGCATATGACTACCCGGCGCAGTACGGTCCGCGGGCGCCGACCTTCGCGCGCGCGGCCGCCTGGACCGACGGCGCTGCCGCTCCGGTGCTGTTCGTGTCGGGCACCGCCAGCATCGTCGGGCACCGCACCGTGCATCGCGGCGACGTCGTCGCGCAAACGCGAGAGACGATGGCGAACCTGGCCGCCGTGCTCGAGCAGGCCGGGCGGCAGGGGCACGGCCCGTTCGCGCTCGCCGACCTGAGCTATCGCGTCTATGTGCGCGACGCCGGCGACGCCGCGGCGCTCGCCGCGATCGAGCGCGTGCTGCGCGACGCGGCCGGCCCCGACGTGCGGCCGTTGTTCGTCCACGCGGACGTGTGCCGCGACGATCTGCTGGTCGAGATCGAGGCCAGCGCGGGCCATCCGCTGGAGCAACTGTCGTGA
- a CDS encoding M48 family metalloprotease codes for MHIKKAAAACGVAFLLSACGGVQSLDANSLTSAGTNLLKAATLSDSDIAALSTDSCKASDAESKIAAPNSAYSKRLTKVMKGFGDMTLNGQKINYKVYMTKDVNAWAMGNGCVRVYSGLMDMMNDDELRGVIGHEMGHVALGHSKKAMQTAYAVSAARTAAGAASPGVAALTSSQLGDITEKFINAQFSQTQESAADDYSFDLMKQKNMSQKGLVTAFQKLAQLDGGKSSMMSSHPSSASRAQHIQDRIAKGS; via the coding sequence ATGCATATCAAGAAAGCGGCGGCAGCGTGTGGCGTGGCGTTCCTGTTGAGCGCGTGTGGCGGGGTACAGAGCCTCGACGCGAACAGCCTGACGTCGGCGGGGACCAACCTGTTGAAGGCAGCGACGCTGTCGGACAGCGACATCGCGGCACTGTCGACCGACTCGTGCAAGGCGAGCGACGCCGAATCGAAGATCGCGGCGCCGAACAGCGCATACTCGAAGCGCCTGACGAAGGTGATGAAGGGCTTCGGCGACATGACGCTGAACGGCCAGAAGATCAACTACAAGGTCTACATGACCAAGGACGTCAACGCGTGGGCGATGGGCAACGGCTGCGTGCGCGTGTACAGCGGCCTGATGGACATGATGAACGACGACGAACTGCGCGGCGTGATCGGTCATGAAATGGGCCACGTCGCACTGGGTCACTCGAAGAAGGCGATGCAGACCGCCTACGCGGTGAGCGCGGCGCGCACCGCGGCCGGCGCGGCATCGCCGGGCGTCGCGGCACTGACGAGCTCGCAGCTTGGCGACATCACCGAGAAGTTCATCAACGCACAGTTCTCGCAGACGCAGGAAAGCGCGGCGGACGACTACTCGTTCGACCTGATGAAGCAGAAGAACATGAGCCAGAAGGGCCTCGTCACCGCGTTCCAGAAGCTGGCACAACTCGACGGCGGCAAGAGCTCGATGATGAGCTCGCACCCGTCGTCGGCGAGCCGCGCGCAGCACATCCAGGATCGCATCGCGAAGGGCAGCTGA
- a CDS encoding MMPL family transporter, which translates to MDERTRPPAPVTRRLPALQRRAVLVWLLALVACGIAIARANFTADLSAFLPRAPSAGQRVLVDQLRDGIVSRLILVAIDGGDAATRAALSRRVAGTLRTDRQFSAVNNGEAVNDAHDRQFVFDHRYLLSPAVTPQRFGADGLHQALGNSLDLLSSSAGLVAKALLPRDPTGEVSALVDQLDSGSQPAMRDGVWASRDGTRAVLVVQTAAAGADTDAQARAIDAVRRAFSAATQALPNPAAYTLAMTGPGVFSVDTRDTIRHDVERLSTASVVLIVALLLTLYRSPRTLALGLLPVLTGIAAGIAAVSVAFGTVHGLTLGFGTTLIGEAVDYSIYLFVQSAQAGSRGAARPADATRAWVAAYWPTIRLGVLTSVCGFASMLFSGFPGLVQLGLYSIVGLTAAALVTRFVLPHLRGEHVAIRDVSRVGAVLARAADAAPRLRWPLAVLVIAACATLVLHRDGLWSRELAALSPVPARAQALDARLRADVGAPDVRYLVVIAAPTEQAALERAEQVAAQLQPLVDRGALAGFESPARYLPSDAAQRARQASLPAADLLATRMRAAVANQPISVKPELFAPFIADVQAARHAPLLTRADLRDTSMALAVDALLTERAGRWSAMLPLRAPDVARTASPAAPGLDAAPIRAAVARAGVHDALFVDMKAEADRLYVNYVHEDIRLSLAGFAAIAALLLLALRSPRRVVHALAPLVAAVLVVTAGFALAGVQLTILHLVGMLLIVAVGSNYALFFCKRDDAQPVTPNTLVSLLIANLATVAGFGLLALSHVPLLETFGLTVGPGAMLALAFAAILAPRAAAVSGPRHAPTGGRA; encoded by the coding sequence ATGGACGAACGCACCCGGCCGCCCGCCCCCGTCACGCGCCGCCTGCCTGCGTTGCAGCGGCGCGCGGTGCTCGTGTGGCTGCTCGCGCTCGTCGCGTGCGGGATCGCGATCGCCCGCGCGAACTTCACGGCTGACCTGTCCGCATTCCTGCCGCGCGCGCCGAGCGCCGGGCAGCGCGTGCTCGTCGATCAGCTGCGCGACGGCATCGTGTCGCGGTTGATCCTCGTCGCGATCGACGGCGGCGATGCGGCCACGCGTGCCGCGCTGTCGCGGCGCGTCGCCGGCACGCTGCGCACCGACCGGCAGTTCTCGGCGGTCAACAACGGCGAAGCCGTGAACGACGCGCACGACCGGCAGTTCGTGTTCGACCATCGCTACCTGCTGAGCCCGGCCGTCACGCCGCAGCGCTTCGGCGCGGACGGCCTGCACCAGGCGCTCGGCAACAGCCTCGACCTGCTGAGCTCATCGGCGGGCCTCGTCGCGAAGGCGCTGCTGCCGCGCGACCCGACCGGCGAGGTCAGCGCGCTCGTCGACCAGCTCGACAGCGGCTCGCAGCCGGCCATGCGCGACGGCGTGTGGGCGTCGCGCGACGGCACGCGCGCGGTGCTCGTCGTGCAAACGGCCGCCGCCGGTGCCGACACCGATGCGCAGGCACGCGCGATCGACGCGGTGCGCCGCGCGTTCTCCGCCGCGACGCAGGCGCTGCCGAATCCGGCCGCGTACACGCTCGCGATGACCGGCCCCGGCGTGTTCTCGGTCGACACGCGCGACACGATCCGGCACGACGTCGAGCGGCTGTCGACGGCGAGCGTCGTGCTGATCGTCGCGCTGCTGCTGACGCTGTACCGCTCGCCGCGCACACTCGCGCTGGGGCTGCTGCCGGTGCTGACCGGCATCGCGGCCGGCATCGCGGCGGTCAGCGTCGCGTTCGGCACGGTCCACGGGCTGACGCTCGGCTTCGGCACGACGCTGATCGGCGAAGCCGTCGACTATTCGATCTACCTGTTCGTGCAATCGGCCCAGGCCGGCTCGCGCGGTGCCGCGCGGCCCGCCGACGCGACGCGTGCGTGGGTCGCCGCCTACTGGCCGACGATCCGGCTCGGCGTGCTGACGTCCGTGTGCGGCTTCGCGTCGATGCTGTTCTCCGGCTTTCCGGGCCTGGTGCAGCTCGGACTCTATTCGATCGTCGGGCTGACGGCCGCCGCGCTCGTCACGCGCTTCGTGCTGCCGCACCTGCGCGGCGAGCATGTCGCGATTCGCGACGTGTCGCGCGTCGGCGCCGTGCTCGCGCGCGCGGCCGACGCGGCGCCGCGGCTGCGCTGGCCGCTCGCCGTGCTCGTGATCGCCGCGTGCGCGACGCTCGTGCTGCACCGCGACGGCCTGTGGAGCCGCGAGCTCGCCGCGCTGAGCCCCGTTCCCGCCCGCGCACAGGCACTCGACGCGCGCCTGCGCGCCGATGTCGGCGCACCCGACGTGCGCTACCTCGTCGTGATTGCCGCGCCGACCGAACAGGCCGCGCTCGAACGCGCGGAACAGGTCGCCGCGCAATTGCAGCCGCTCGTCGATCGCGGCGCGCTCGCGGGCTTCGAAAGTCCCGCGCGCTACCTGCCGAGCGACGCCGCACAGCGCGCGCGCCAGGCGAGCCTGCCGGCCGCGGACCTGCTTGCCACGCGGATGCGCGCGGCCGTCGCGAACCAGCCGATCTCGGTCAAGCCCGAGCTGTTCGCCCCGTTCATCGCCGATGTCCAGGCCGCGCGCCACGCGCCGCTGCTCACGCGCGCGGACCTGCGCGACACGTCGATGGCGCTCGCCGTCGATGCACTGCTGACCGAACGCGCGGGCCGCTGGAGCGCGATGCTGCCGCTGCGCGCACCGGACGTCGCACGCACCGCGTCACCGGCCGCGCCGGGGCTGGATGCCGCGCCCATCCGCGCGGCCGTCGCGCGCGCCGGCGTGCACGACGCGCTGTTCGTCGACATGAAGGCCGAAGCCGACCGCCTGTACGTGAACTACGTGCACGAGGACATCCGGCTGTCGCTCGCGGGTTTCGCGGCGATCGCCGCACTGCTGCTGCTCGCGCTGCGCTCGCCGCGCCGCGTCGTGCACGCGCTCGCGCCGCTCGTCGCGGCCGTGCTGGTGGTGACGGCCGGCTTCGCGCTCGCCGGCGTGCAACTGACGATCCTGCACCTCGTCGGGATGCTGCTGATCGTCGCGGTCGGCTCGAACTATGCGCTGTTCTTCTGCAAGCGCGACGACGCGCAACCGGTCACGCCGAACACGCTCGTGTCGCTGCTGATCGCGAACCTCGCGACGGTCGCCGGGTTCGGCCTGCTCGCGCTGTCGCACGTGCCGCTGCTCGAAACCTTCGGGCTGACCGTCGGCCCCGGCGCGATGCTCGCACTCGCATTCGCCGCGATTCTCGCGCCGCGTGCCGCGGCCGTGAGCGGCCCTCGTCATGCTCCCACCGGAGGCCGCGCATGA
- a CDS encoding outer membrane lipoprotein carrier protein LolA — protein sequence MTAVRCLLSLLPRPYAFVLRRVARTFAVTTVVALALPAHAADTGSTWTLDRLMATLAQHKSGHATFTETKTLSIATQPVESSGELVFVAPDHLEKRTLSPKPEQLVVDGDMLTVERNNRKYTLALARYPELGAFIDSIRATLAGNRFALEQVYKVALAGRGDDWTLTLTPLDSRMLKVVSTITLEGTRDELRSVAIRQADGDHSLMRLQPVPAN from the coding sequence ATGACCGCCGTTCGCTGCCTCCTGTCGCTGTTGCCGCGCCCGTACGCATTCGTGCTGCGCCGCGTCGCGCGCACCTTCGCCGTCACGACCGTCGTCGCGCTGGCCCTGCCCGCGCACGCCGCCGACACCGGTTCGACGTGGACCCTCGACCGGCTGATGGCGACGCTCGCGCAGCACAAATCCGGGCACGCGACGTTCACCGAGACGAAGACCCTGTCGATCGCCACGCAGCCGGTCGAATCGTCGGGCGAGCTGGTGTTCGTCGCGCCCGACCATCTCGAGAAGCGCACGCTGAGCCCGAAACCCGAACAGCTCGTCGTCGACGGCGACATGCTCACCGTCGAGCGCAACAACCGCAAGTACACGCTCGCGCTCGCGCGCTATCCGGAGCTCGGCGCGTTCATCGACAGCATCCGCGCGACGCTCGCCGGCAACCGCTTCGCGCTCGAACAGGTCTACAAGGTCGCGCTCGCCGGACGCGGCGACGACTGGACGCTGACGCTCACGCCGCTCGATTCGCGGATGCTGAAGGTGGTCAGCACGATTACGCTCGAAGGCACGCGCGACGAGTTGCGCAGCGTCGCGATCCGGCAGGCCGACGGCGACCATTCGCTGATGCGCCTGCAACCCGTCCCGGCGAACTGA
- a CDS encoding glycosyltransferase family 2 protein, whose amino-acid sequence MSKLHASSTHLVLIPSYNPGVKVDTTVRNARAQWNPVWVVVDGSTDGSAERLQAMADRDPGLRVIVLPENRGKGAAVLAGLDAAAASGFTHVLTMDSDGQHPADLIPEFMAASQAAPDAMVLGLPKFDASAPQLRVQGRRLSNAWADLETLWAGIGDSLYGFRVYPVAPLAAIMHRQPWMRGFDFDPEAAVRLCWAGVRPIRIEAPVRYFGAHEGGVSHFHYGRDNALLAWMHLRLFIGFVVRLPMLAVRLLLRRSRSAFSRSHGRGN is encoded by the coding sequence ATGTCCAAGCTGCACGCCTCGTCCACCCATCTCGTGCTGATTCCCAGCTACAACCCGGGCGTCAAGGTCGACACGACCGTACGCAATGCCCGGGCGCAGTGGAATCCGGTGTGGGTCGTCGTCGACGGCAGCACTGACGGCAGCGCCGAGCGGCTGCAGGCGATGGCCGACCGCGATCCGGGGCTGCGCGTGATCGTGCTGCCCGAGAACCGCGGCAAGGGCGCAGCGGTGCTCGCCGGGCTCGACGCGGCCGCCGCGAGCGGCTTCACGCATGTGCTGACGATGGATTCCGACGGCCAGCATCCGGCCGACCTGATTCCCGAATTCATGGCCGCGTCGCAGGCGGCGCCGGACGCGATGGTGCTGGGCCTGCCGAAGTTCGATGCGAGCGCGCCGCAGCTGCGCGTGCAGGGCCGCCGGCTGTCGAACGCGTGGGCCGACCTCGAGACGCTGTGGGCCGGGATCGGCGATTCGCTGTACGGCTTTCGCGTGTACCCGGTCGCGCCGCTCGCCGCGATCATGCACCGGCAACCGTGGATGCGCGGCTTCGACTTCGATCCCGAAGCGGCCGTGCGGCTGTGCTGGGCCGGCGTGCGCCCGATCCGCATCGAAGCGCCGGTGCGCTACTTTGGCGCGCACGAGGGCGGTGTGTCGCATTTCCACTACGGGCGCGACAACGCATTGCTCGCATGGATGCACTTGCGGCTCTTCATCGGTTTCGTGGTGCGGCTGCCGATGCTGGCCGTGCGGCTGCTGCTGCGCCGGTCCCGCTCCGCGTTCAGCCGCTCGCACGGACGCGGCAATTGA
- a CDS encoding acyl-CoA synthetase, producing the protein MKRTAWAERQERSNAGLLRVMTWISLRFGRRPSRVVLHAIATYFVLFSPVACAASRDYLRRVLGRPARWRDVYRHVFAFAATIHDRIYLMNGRFDLFDIRLHGETLVDEALAGGHGAFLMGAHLGSFEVVRAIGRTRPDLRVVVTMYEKNARKINASLAAVNPAAKPEVIPLGQIDSMLKVRERLDANCMVGMLADRTLLDDAAASLRRLPLLGAPAAFPLGPLRMAAMLRRPVIFMTGLYRDGNRYDVHFETLADFSDVRRDTRAAAVDAALARYVALLDKYCRAAPYNWFNFFDFWQNGGAAARRDDACACTDLSTTRDSDA; encoded by the coding sequence ATGAAGCGCACCGCGTGGGCCGAGCGCCAGGAGCGCAGCAACGCGGGGCTGCTGCGCGTGATGACGTGGATCTCGCTGCGTTTCGGCCGGCGGCCGTCGCGCGTCGTACTGCACGCCATCGCAACCTATTTCGTGCTGTTCTCGCCGGTCGCCTGCGCGGCGTCGCGCGACTACCTGCGCCGCGTGCTCGGCCGTCCCGCGCGCTGGCGCGACGTGTACCGGCACGTGTTCGCGTTCGCGGCGACGATCCACGACCGCATCTACCTGATGAACGGCCGCTTCGACCTGTTCGACATCCGGCTGCATGGCGAAACGCTCGTCGATGAAGCGCTCGCCGGCGGTCACGGCGCATTCCTGATGGGCGCGCACCTCGGCAGCTTCGAAGTCGTGCGGGCGATCGGCCGCACGCGTCCGGACCTGCGGGTCGTCGTCACGATGTATGAAAAGAACGCACGCAAGATCAACGCGTCGCTCGCCGCCGTCAATCCGGCCGCGAAACCGGAAGTGATTCCGCTCGGGCAGATCGACTCGATGCTGAAGGTGCGCGAGCGCCTCGACGCGAACTGCATGGTCGGCATGCTCGCCGACCGTACGCTGCTCGACGACGCGGCCGCGTCGCTGCGGCGGCTGCCGCTGCTCGGCGCGCCGGCCGCGTTCCCGCTCGGGCCGCTGCGCATGGCGGCCATGCTGCGGCGTCCGGTGATCTTCATGACGGGCCTCTATCGCGACGGCAACCGCTACGATGTGCACTTCGAGACGCTCGCCGACTTCTCCGACGTGCGCCGCGACACGCGCGCGGCGGCCGTCGACGCGGCGCTCGCGCGCTACGTCGCGCTGCTCGACAAGTATTGCCGCGCGGCGCCGTACAACTGGTTCAACTTTTTCGATTTCTGGCAGAACGGCGGCGCCGCCGCGCGCCGCGACGATGCGTGCGCCTGCACCGACCTGTCCACCACGAGGGATTCCGACGCATGA
- a CDS encoding AMP-binding protein, producing the protein MPTHPLVFHSSPDQTIAWRDGTPVTVRAFIADIARVAAALPAGGHVFNVCRDRYRFAVSLCAALVAGKISLLPSTHTPEMVRQLASFAPDAFCLHDAPDCAIDLPRFAYPDAAPGALADDAPCVVPQIDAARIMAYVFTSGSTGAPVPHRKTWGFLVGCVRAAADRLGLLDGRAATLIGTVPAQHMYGFESTVLLALIGGLAFSNRQPFYPVDIRDELDAIPQPRVLVTSPIHLRALLSAGHALPPAALVLSATAPLSEKLACEAEAALDAPLVEIYGSTETGQIATRRTSHGATWQLFPEIRLDAREGCDAADHDGTSDGGGPTVWVSGGHVEAPVPMGDALELLGDGRFLLHGRKADLVNIAGKRTSLAYLNHQLNAIPDVVDGVFFMPDDTAPADADASHETVTRLVALVVAPTLATADLQRALRERIDPAFMPRPLVFVEALPRNETGKLPRDVLAALVARHTRAAATAVRERAATDASLAFTVPTDHPALPGHFPGHPIVPGVVLLDHAIATLGASLNRPLHTWRLASAKFLSPVAPGEPLALAFDTAAGGAIRFTLRAASRDVATGVLSAPPAAQDGAQP; encoded by the coding sequence ATGCCGACTCACCCGCTGGTATTCCATTCCTCGCCGGACCAGACGATCGCCTGGCGCGACGGCACGCCCGTCACCGTGCGCGCGTTCATCGCCGACATCGCGCGCGTGGCCGCCGCACTGCCCGCCGGCGGCCATGTGTTCAACGTGTGCCGCGACCGCTACCGCTTCGCGGTCAGCCTGTGCGCGGCGCTCGTCGCCGGCAAGATCAGCCTGCTGCCGTCGACGCACACGCCGGAGATGGTGCGCCAGCTCGCGTCGTTCGCACCGGACGCGTTCTGCCTGCACGACGCGCCGGACTGCGCGATCGACCTGCCGCGCTTCGCGTATCCGGATGCCGCCCCCGGCGCCCTCGCCGACGACGCACCGTGCGTCGTGCCGCAGATCGATGCGGCGCGCATCATGGCCTACGTGTTCACGTCCGGCTCGACCGGCGCGCCGGTGCCGCACCGCAAGACCTGGGGCTTCCTGGTCGGTTGCGTGCGCGCGGCGGCCGACCGCCTCGGCCTGCTCGACGGCCGCGCGGCCACCCTGATCGGCACCGTGCCCGCGCAGCACATGTACGGCTTCGAGTCGACGGTGCTGCTCGCGCTGATCGGCGGCCTCGCGTTCAGCAATCGCCAGCCGTTCTACCCGGTCGACATTCGCGACGAACTCGACGCGATCCCGCAACCACGGGTGCTCGTCACGTCGCCGATCCACCTGCGCGCGCTGCTGTCGGCCGGCCATGCGCTGCCGCCGGCGGCACTCGTGCTGTCGGCCACCGCGCCGCTGTCGGAAAAACTCGCGTGCGAAGCCGAAGCCGCGCTCGACGCGCCGCTCGTCGAAATTTACGGCAGCACCGAGACCGGCCAGATCGCGACGCGCCGCACGTCACATGGCGCAACGTGGCAGTTGTTCCCGGAGATCCGGCTCGATGCGCGCGAAGGGTGTGACGCAGCGGACCACGACGGCACGAGCGACGGCGGCGGGCCGACCGTGTGGGTGTCGGGCGGGCACGTCGAAGCCCCCGTGCCGATGGGCGACGCGCTCGAGCTGCTCGGCGACGGCCGGTTCCTGCTGCACGGCCGCAAGGCGGACCTCGTGAACATCGCCGGCAAGCGCACGTCGCTCGCCTATCTGAACCATCAGCTGAACGCGATTCCCGATGTCGTCGACGGCGTGTTCTTCATGCCGGACGACACCGCGCCGGCCGACGCCGATGCGAGCCACGAAACCGTCACGCGCCTCGTTGCGCTCGTCGTCGCGCCGACGCTCGCCACGGCCGACCTGCAGCGCGCGCTGCGCGAACGGATCGATCCCGCGTTCATGCCGCGCCCGCTCGTGTTCGTCGAGGCACTGCCGCGCAACGAAACGGGCAAGCTGCCGCGCGACGTGCTGGCCGCGCTCGTCGCACGGCACACGCGCGCCGCGGCGACCGCCGTGCGCGAGCGCGCCGCGACGGACGCGTCGCTCGCATTCACGGTTCCCACCGATCACCCGGCGCTGCCCGGTCATTTCCCCGGCCACCCGATCGTGCCGGGCGTCGTGCTGCTCGATCACGCGATCGCGACGCTCGGCGCGTCGCTGAACCGCCCGCTGCACACGTGGCGGCTCGCTTCCGCGAAATTCCTGAGCCCGGTCGCGCCCGGCGAACCGCTCGCGCTCGCGTTCGATACGGCGGCCGGCGGCGCGATCCGCTTCACGCTGCGTGCCGCGTCGCGCGACGTCGCGACCGGCGTGCTGTCCGCGCCGCCGGCCGCGCAGGACGGCGCGCAGCCATGA
- a CDS encoding membrane protein — protein sequence MSAPLGIAGIARGAGALAAVAAYQIGAHYAAATPGAHGFGLAMALVPPLLLALGAARRSPRRAWLVPAWLLAAVALWAARIPLARHFEWGLYLEHASFNLAMALLFGRTLAAGQVPLCTRFATMIHGTVTPAVARYTRRITLAWTLFFVAIAAVSTLMFATAPIVAWSTFANYLSLPLVAVMFAAEHACRRFALPHDARPKMVEAVRAYRASTQPSR from the coding sequence ATGAGCGCGCCGCTGGGTATCGCGGGTATCGCGCGCGGCGCCGGCGCGCTCGCCGCGGTGGCGGCGTACCAGATCGGCGCGCATTACGCGGCCGCGACGCCCGGCGCGCACGGCTTCGGCCTCGCGATGGCACTGGTGCCGCCGCTGCTGCTCGCGCTCGGCGCGGCGCGGCGCTCGCCGCGGCGCGCGTGGCTCGTGCCGGCGTGGCTGCTGGCCGCCGTCGCGCTGTGGGCCGCGCGCATTCCGCTCGCGCGGCATTTCGAATGGGGCCTGTATCTGGAGCATGCGAGCTTCAACCTCGCCATGGCGCTGCTGTTCGGCCGCACGCTCGCGGCCGGCCAGGTGCCACTGTGCACGCGCTTCGCGACGATGATCCACGGCACCGTCACGCCGGCCGTCGCGCGCTACACGCGGCGCATCACGCTCGCGTGGACGCTGTTCTTCGTCGCGATTGCCGCCGTGTCGACGCTGATGTTCGCGACCGCGCCGATCGTCGCGTGGTCGACGTTCGCGAACTACCTGTCGCTGCCGCTCGTCGCCGTGATGTTCGCCGCCGAGCATGCGTGCCGACGCTTCGCGCTGCCGCACGACGCGCGGCCGAAGATGGTCGAAGCGGTGCGCGCGTATCGCGCGTCGACTCAGCCGTCACGATGA
- the fabG gene encoding 3-oxoacyl-ACP reductase FabG → MRALVTGGSGALGQAICTALAQAGHEVWVHANRNLAQAEAVAQRIVAAGGVAHAIAFDVTDADATLAALAPFVNDAPVQILVNNAGIHDDAPMAGMSRQQWHSVIDVTLNGFFNVTQPLLLPMIRTRRGRIVNIASVAGVTGNRGQVNYAAAKAGLIGATKSLSLELASRGITVNAVAPGIIESPMAEHAFPAERIKQLVPAQRAGRPDEVAAMVAYLVSDAAAYVTGQVMSVNGGLA, encoded by the coding sequence ATGCGGGCGCTCGTAACGGGCGGCAGCGGCGCACTCGGGCAGGCGATCTGCACGGCGCTCGCGCAGGCCGGCCATGAAGTCTGGGTGCACGCGAACCGGAATCTCGCGCAGGCGGAGGCGGTCGCGCAGCGGATCGTCGCGGCCGGCGGTGTCGCGCACGCGATCGCGTTCGACGTGACTGACGCCGACGCGACGCTCGCCGCGTTGGCGCCATTCGTCAACGACGCGCCGGTGCAGATCCTCGTCAACAACGCGGGCATTCACGACGACGCTCCGATGGCCGGCATGTCGCGCCAGCAATGGCACAGCGTGATCGACGTGACGCTCAACGGCTTTTTCAACGTCACGCAGCCGCTGCTGCTGCCGATGATCCGCACGCGCCGCGGACGGATCGTCAACATCGCATCGGTCGCCGGTGTGACCGGCAACCGCGGGCAGGTCAATTACGCGGCCGCGAAGGCGGGGCTGATCGGCGCGACGAAGTCGCTGTCGCTGGAGCTCGCGTCGCGCGGCATCACCGTGAACGCGGTCGCGCCCGGCATCATCGAATCGCCGATGGCCGAACACGCGTTTCCCGCCGAACGGATCAAGCAGCTCGTGCCGGCGCAACGCGCGGGCCGGCCCGACGAAGTCGCGGCGATGGTCGCGTACCTGGTATCCGACGCGGCCGCCTATGTGACGGGGCAGGTCATGTCCGTCAACGGCGGGCTTGCATGA
- a CDS encoding phosphopantetheine-binding protein — protein sequence MGRLPASMMNALEQELATLIIGELNLEDVPLETVTAGTPLYGEGFGLDSIDILEIALLISKKYGFELRSDNPDNQKIFATLGALAAYVAAHRTK from the coding sequence ATGGGCCGCCTGCCCGCAAGCATGATGAACGCACTGGAACAAGAGCTCGCCACGCTGATCATCGGCGAATTGAATCTCGAAGACGTCCCGCTCGAAACGGTGACGGCCGGGACCCCGCTGTACGGCGAGGGCTTCGGGCTCGACTCCATCGACATCCTGGAAATCGCGCTGCTGATCTCGAAGAAGTACGGCTTCGAGCTGCGCTCGGACAATCCGGACAACCAGAAGATCTTCGCGACGCTCGGCGCGCTTGCCGCGTACGTCGCCGCGCATCGCACGAAGTGA